In the genome of Streptomyces collinus, one region contains:
- a CDS encoding exodeoxyribonuclease III, which produces MLTVTTVNVNGLRAAAKKGFVEWLAETEADVLCLQEVRAEPEQLPGSVRAPEGWHVVHAPAAAKGRAGVSLYSRRRPDRVQTGFGSEEFDGSGRYVEIDLPGVTVASLYLPSGEVGTERQDEKERFMGEFLAYLEGLRERSAAEGREVLVCGDWNIAHQQADLKNWRGNQKNSGFLPEEREWLTRVLTPEDGGYVDVVRALHPDSEGPYSWWSYRGRAFDNDSGWRIDYHVATPGLAERAVKGFVERAATHTERWSDHAPVTVVYDR; this is translated from the coding sequence GTGCTCACTGTTACCACTGTGAATGTGAACGGGCTGCGTGCCGCCGCGAAGAAGGGCTTCGTGGAGTGGCTGGCCGAGACCGAAGCCGATGTGCTGTGCCTGCAGGAGGTGCGTGCCGAGCCGGAGCAGCTGCCCGGGTCCGTCCGCGCGCCGGAGGGGTGGCATGTCGTGCACGCGCCGGCCGCCGCCAAGGGGCGGGCCGGGGTGTCCCTCTACAGCCGCCGCCGGCCCGACCGGGTTCAGACCGGGTTCGGCTCGGAAGAGTTCGACGGCAGCGGACGGTACGTGGAGATCGACCTGCCGGGCGTCACCGTCGCGTCCCTCTACCTGCCCTCCGGCGAGGTCGGCACCGAGCGGCAGGACGAGAAGGAACGCTTCATGGGCGAGTTCCTCGCCTACCTGGAGGGGCTGCGGGAGCGGTCCGCCGCCGAGGGGCGCGAGGTGCTCGTCTGCGGAGACTGGAACATCGCCCACCAGCAGGCCGACCTCAAGAACTGGCGCGGCAACCAGAAGAACTCCGGGTTCCTGCCGGAGGAGCGGGAGTGGCTGACCCGGGTCCTCACTCCCGAGGACGGCGGGTACGTCGACGTCGTCCGCGCGCTCCACCCGGACAGCGAGGGGCCGTACTCGTGGTGGTCGTACCGGGGGCGGGCTTTCGACAACGACAGTGGATGGAGGATCGACTACCACGTGGCCACCCCGGGGCTCGCCGAGCGGGCGGTCAAGGGGTTCGTGGAGCGGGCCGCCACGCACACGGAGCGGTGGTCGGACCACGCGCCGGTGACCGTCGTCTACGACCGTTAG
- a CDS encoding GNAT family N-acetyltransferase, whose protein sequence is MHIRRVSFDHPDAVKLNDQVQAEYVVRYGDDGDATPMAAADFDPPNGTYLIAYDEHGTPVASGGWRAQDTNDEGNLDGDAELKRMYVVDGMRGRGLARRILAALEEDARAAGRVRMVLETGTEQPEAIALYTSSGYEPCAKFGYYRFHDASRCFAKRL, encoded by the coding sequence ATGCACATACGCCGGGTCTCCTTCGACCACCCCGACGCCGTGAAGCTGAACGACCAGGTCCAGGCCGAGTACGTCGTCCGCTACGGCGACGACGGCGACGCCACGCCCATGGCCGCCGCGGACTTCGACCCGCCCAACGGCACCTACCTGATCGCCTACGACGAGCACGGCACCCCCGTCGCCTCGGGCGGCTGGCGTGCCCAGGACACCAACGACGAGGGCAACCTCGACGGCGACGCCGAGCTGAAGCGCATGTACGTGGTCGACGGCATGCGCGGCCGGGGTCTGGCCCGGCGCATCCTGGCCGCCCTGGAGGAGGACGCCCGCGCGGCCGGCCGTGTCCGCATGGTCCTGGAGACCGGCACCGAGCAGCCGGAGGCCATAGCCCTGTACACGTCCAGCGGCTACGAGCCGTGCGCCAAGTTCGGCTACTACCGCTTCCACGACGCGAGCCGCTGCTTCGCGAAGCGACTCTGA
- the sepX gene encoding divisome protein SepX/GlpR: MSSSGLIYAVIVGAWAAYLVPMWLRRQDELNEARPTERFSTAIRLLSGRAGMERRYAKDLRARSTDEGEQDADDPDAVTDSVDVRAFAVSKTRPQTQAPVPSPGPEQPARPSAPEPPARQSPAPHAATPGRPRERVPAARRNASAAANQAAAARARRSKVLARRRRTTTMLFLAFTLGAIVAAVGGLAFLWAPGVPAVMLSVYIAYLRSQERRRFAYQMDRRMAEAAAQRLRERQRQPRRRTLADEESDEPEEGPEPVTDPGLSALAADRRALVEQTDHAEWVDQQRERQRRPGQGGDSWEPVPVPLPTYVTAPVAPRATSDVDLGAPDTWSSARSSAVTPNAESESAADHPGEPQAPAQDAGDDDGDGRTDARRAASARRARERGRTPLFDQYEDGERPRAANE, encoded by the coding sequence GTGAGCAGCAGCGGCCTCATCTACGCAGTCATTGTCGGGGCCTGGGCCGCCTACTTGGTGCCGATGTGGCTCCGTAGGCAGGACGAGCTGAACGAGGCCCGTCCGACGGAACGCTTCAGCACCGCCATCCGGCTGCTGTCCGGACGGGCGGGGATGGAGCGCCGGTACGCCAAGGACCTGCGGGCGCGCTCCACCGACGAGGGGGAGCAGGACGCCGACGACCCGGACGCCGTCACCGACTCGGTGGACGTCCGGGCCTTCGCCGTGTCCAAGACCCGTCCCCAGACCCAGGCACCCGTACCCTCGCCCGGCCCGGAACAGCCGGCCCGCCCGTCGGCCCCCGAACCCCCGGCCCGCCAGTCGCCCGCACCGCACGCGGCGACGCCCGGGCGCCCACGGGAACGGGTCCCCGCCGCCCGGCGCAACGCCTCGGCAGCGGCGAACCAGGCGGCCGCGGCACGAGCCCGGCGCTCAAAGGTGCTCGCGCGCCGCCGGCGCACCACCACCATGTTGTTCCTCGCCTTCACCCTCGGCGCGATCGTCGCCGCGGTCGGAGGGCTCGCCTTCCTGTGGGCGCCCGGCGTGCCCGCGGTCATGCTCAGCGTCTACATCGCGTACCTGCGCTCCCAGGAGCGCCGCCGCTTCGCCTACCAGATGGACCGCCGCATGGCCGAGGCCGCGGCCCAGCGCCTGCGGGAGCGGCAGCGCCAGCCCCGCCGGCGCACCCTCGCCGACGAGGAGAGCGACGAACCGGAGGAGGGACCCGAGCCGGTGACCGACCCCGGCCTGTCGGCCCTCGCGGCGGACCGCCGCGCCCTCGTCGAGCAGACCGACCACGCGGAGTGGGTCGACCAGCAGCGCGAGCGGCAGCGGCGGCCCGGGCAGGGCGGCGACAGCTGGGAGCCGGTGCCGGTGCCCCTGCCGACGTACGTGACCGCCCCGGTCGCCCCGCGGGCCACCAGTGACGTGGATCTCGGCGCCCCCGACACCTGGAGCTCGGCCCGGTCGAGCGCGGTCACCCCGAACGCGGAGAGCGAGTCCGCCGCCGACCACCCGGGCGAGCCACAGGCCCCCGCCCAGGACGCGGGCGACGACGACGGCGACGGACGCACCGACGCCCGCCGCGCGGCCTCCGCCCGACGAGCCCGCGAGCGCGGCCGCACCCCGCTCTTCGACCAGTACGAGGACGGGGAGCGCCCCCGGGCCGCCAACGAGTAG
- a CDS encoding GNAT family N-acetyltransferase, whose protein sequence is MELVDGDIVLRPIKLRDQRAWREVNRRNRDWLRPWEATIPPPTPGGPMTHRPTFRQMVRHLRSEANAGRMLPFVIEYQGRLVGQLTVAGITWGSMCSGHVGYWVDEAVAGRGVMPTAVALVTDHCFRTVGLHRIEVCIRPENGPSRRVVEKLGFREEGLRPRYLHIDGAWRDHLVFALTAEEVPDGLLRRWQRARSQSNPGMRHHPGN, encoded by the coding sequence GTGGAGCTGGTGGACGGCGACATCGTCCTTCGGCCGATAAAGCTGCGCGACCAGCGGGCATGGCGCGAGGTCAACCGGCGCAACCGCGACTGGCTGCGCCCCTGGGAGGCGACGATCCCGCCCCCCACGCCCGGCGGACCGATGACGCACCGCCCGACCTTTCGCCAGATGGTCCGCCATCTGCGGTCGGAGGCGAACGCGGGCCGGATGCTGCCCTTCGTCATCGAGTACCAGGGGCGGCTGGTCGGGCAGTTGACGGTCGCCGGGATCACCTGGGGCTCGATGTGCTCGGGCCACGTCGGCTACTGGGTGGACGAGGCGGTGGCCGGCCGCGGCGTGATGCCGACGGCGGTGGCGCTCGTCACCGACCACTGTTTCCGCACCGTCGGACTGCACCGCATCGAGGTCTGCATTCGCCCCGAGAACGGGCCCAGCCGCCGGGTCGTGGAGAAACTCGGATTCCGCGAGGAGGGGCTGCGGCCGCGTTATCTCCACATCGACGGGGCCTGGCGCGACCATCTCGTCTTCGCCCTCACCGCGGAAGAGGTGCCGGACGGGCTGCTGAGGCGCTGGCAGCGGGCACGATCGCAGAGTAATCCGGGAATGCGGCACCACCCCGGAAATTGA
- a CDS encoding MogA/MoaB family molybdenum cofactor biosynthesis protein translates to MTYRALVITASNRAAAGIYEDKGGPMVSDGLKRFGFQVDGPQVVPDGDPVEAALRAGVDAGYDVIVTTGGTGISPTDRTPEATRRVIDHEVPGIAEAIRAFGREKVPTAALSRGLAGVAGGTLIVNLPGSSGGVKDGLAVLEPLLVHAVDQLRGGDHPRPGSGGAS, encoded by the coding sequence ATGACGTATCGCGCTCTGGTGATCACGGCTTCCAACCGGGCCGCCGCCGGGATCTACGAGGACAAGGGCGGCCCGATGGTCTCCGACGGCCTGAAACGCTTCGGCTTCCAGGTCGACGGCCCCCAGGTCGTCCCCGACGGCGACCCGGTCGAGGCGGCCCTGCGCGCCGGTGTCGACGCCGGCTACGACGTCATCGTCACCACCGGCGGCACCGGCATCTCGCCCACCGACCGCACCCCCGAGGCGACCCGCCGCGTCATCGACCACGAGGTGCCGGGCATCGCCGAGGCCATCCGGGCGTTCGGCCGGGAGAAGGTGCCGACCGCGGCCCTCTCGCGGGGCCTGGCCGGAGTGGCGGGCGGCACGCTGATCGTCAACCTGCCCGGCTCCAGCGGCGGTGTGAAGGACGGCCTCGCCGTCCTGGAGCCGTTGCTCGTCCACGCCGTCGATCAGCTCCGGGGCGGCGACCACCCCAGACCCGGTAGCGGGGGTGCGAGCTGA
- the moaC gene encoding cyclic pyranopterin monophosphate synthase MoaC: MSTQDPPPQDGPTQDRLTHIDAAGAARMVDVSEKDVTARTARASGRVLVSPRVIELLRGEGVPKGDALATARIAGIMGAKRTPDLIPLCHPLSVSGVKLDLSVADDAVEILATVKTTDRTGVEMEALTAVSVAALTVIDMVKAVDKGAVITDVRVEEKTGGKSGDWSRA; this comes from the coding sequence ATGAGCACGCAGGACCCACCCCCGCAGGACGGCCCCACCCAGGACCGGCTGACGCACATCGACGCGGCGGGCGCCGCCCGCATGGTCGACGTGTCGGAGAAGGACGTGACCGCGCGCACCGCCCGCGCCAGCGGACGTGTCCTCGTCTCGCCCCGCGTGATCGAGCTGCTGCGCGGCGAGGGCGTCCCCAAGGGCGACGCCCTCGCGACCGCGCGGATCGCCGGGATCATGGGCGCCAAACGCACCCCCGATCTGATCCCGCTCTGTCACCCGTTGTCGGTGTCCGGTGTGAAACTGGACCTGTCGGTCGCGGACGACGCCGTGGAGATCCTCGCCACCGTGAAGACGACGGACCGCACGGGTGTCGAGATGGAGGCCCTCACCGCGGTCTCCGTCGCCGCGCTCACCGTGATCGACATGGTCAAGGCGGTCGACAAGGGAGCGGTCATCACGGACGTACGGGTGGAGGAGAAGACGGGCGGCAAGTCGGGCGACTGGAGCCGGGCATGA
- the glp gene encoding molybdotransferase-like divisome protein Glp, translating to MSSAAPHVTGQDHFGPDHLWSVDEHLEDILATVRPLEPIELHLLDAQGCVLVEDITVPVSLPPFDNSSMDGYAVRVADIAGASEEFPAALEVVGDVAAGQAELLHVGPGQAARIMTGAPLPPGAETVVPVEWTDGGLGEGPVRGMRARSLGPEGATGHVHVYRPAEARAHVRAKGSDVKAGDRALEAGTVLGPPQIALLAAIGRGTVRVRPRPRVVVLSTGSELVQPDTELGTGQIYDSNSFALTAAARDAGAIAYRVGAVADDAETLRSTIEDQLVRADLMVTTGGVSVGAYDVVKEALSHVGDEDEPGSGIDFRKLAMQPGKPQGFGSIGPDHTPLLALPGNPVSSYVSFELFVRPAIRTLMGLEDVHRPTTRATLAAEKALTSPKGRRQFLRATYADGEVTPVGGAGSHLVAALAHADALIAVPEDTESVEPGTEVEVVLLGG from the coding sequence TTGAGCAGCGCCGCGCCCCACGTCACCGGCCAGGACCACTTCGGCCCCGACCACCTGTGGTCGGTGGACGAACACCTGGAGGACATCCTCGCCACCGTCCGGCCCCTGGAGCCGATCGAGCTGCACCTGCTCGACGCCCAGGGCTGTGTCCTCGTCGAGGACATCACGGTGCCGGTGTCCCTGCCGCCCTTCGACAACAGCTCGATGGACGGCTACGCGGTACGGGTCGCGGACATCGCGGGCGCGAGCGAGGAGTTCCCGGCGGCCCTGGAGGTCGTCGGGGACGTCGCCGCGGGCCAGGCCGAACTGCTGCACGTGGGCCCCGGCCAGGCCGCCCGCATCATGACCGGCGCCCCACTGCCGCCGGGCGCCGAGACGGTCGTGCCCGTCGAGTGGACCGACGGCGGGCTCGGCGAGGGCCCGGTGCGCGGCATGCGCGCCCGCAGCCTCGGCCCCGAGGGCGCCACCGGGCACGTGCACGTGTACCGCCCGGCCGAGGCCCGCGCGCACGTGCGTGCCAAGGGCAGCGACGTGAAAGCCGGCGACCGCGCCCTGGAGGCCGGCACCGTCCTCGGGCCGCCCCAGATCGCCCTGCTCGCCGCGATCGGCCGCGGCACCGTCCGGGTCCGCCCGCGCCCGCGCGTGGTGGTGCTCTCCACCGGCAGCGAACTCGTCCAGCCCGACACGGAACTGGGCACCGGTCAGATCTACGACTCCAACAGCTTCGCCCTCACCGCCGCCGCCCGCGACGCCGGCGCCATCGCCTACCGCGTGGGCGCCGTCGCCGACGACGCCGAGACCCTGCGCTCCACCATCGAGGACCAGCTGGTCCGCGCCGATCTGATGGTCACCACGGGCGGCGTGAGCGTCGGCGCGTACGACGTGGTCAAGGAGGCGCTGTCGCACGTCGGCGACGAGGACGAGCCCGGCAGCGGCATCGACTTCCGCAAGCTCGCCATGCAGCCCGGCAAGCCCCAGGGCTTCGGCTCCATCGGCCCCGACCACACCCCGCTGCTGGCCCTGCCCGGCAACCCGGTGTCGTCGTACGTCTCCTTCGAACTCTTCGTCCGCCCCGCGATCCGCACCCTCATGGGCCTGGAGGACGTCCACCGCCCCACGACCCGGGCGACCCTGGCCGCGGAGAAGGCGCTGACCTCACCGAAGGGCCGCCGCCAGTTCCTGCGCGCCACCTACGCCGACGGCGAGGTCACCCCGGTCGGCGGCGCCGGATCCCACCTGGTCGCCGCCCTCGCCCACGCGGACGCCCTGATCGCCGTCCCCGAGGACACCGAGTCCGTCGAGCCGGGCACCGAGGTCGAGGTGGTCCTGCTCGGCGGATAG
- the galU gene encoding UTP--glucose-1-phosphate uridylyltransferase GalU → MTQLHPRISKAVIPAAGLGTRFLPATKATPKEMLPVVDKPAIQYVVEEAVAAGLDDVLMVTGRNKRPLEDHFDRNYELESALQKKGDASRLAKVQESSDLATMHYVRQGDPKGLGHAVLCAAPHVGDEPFAVLLGDDLIDPRDPLLQRMVEVQEQRGGSVIALMEVAPEQIHLYGCAAVETTEDSDVVQISGLVEKPDPADAPSNYAIIGRYVLDPHIFEILRRTEPGRGGEIQLTDALQQLAETYTSAATAEEKTGGPVHGVVFKGRRYDTGDRGDYLRAIVRLACEREDLGPDFRTWLRSYVAEEM, encoded by the coding sequence ATGACTCAGTTGCACCCTCGGATCAGCAAGGCTGTCATTCCCGCAGCAGGCCTCGGCACCCGGTTCCTGCCGGCCACCAAAGCCACTCCCAAGGAGATGCTGCCGGTCGTGGACAAGCCCGCGATCCAGTACGTGGTCGAGGAGGCCGTCGCCGCGGGTCTCGACGACGTCCTCATGGTGACGGGCCGCAACAAGCGCCCCCTGGAGGACCACTTCGACCGCAACTACGAGCTGGAGTCGGCCCTCCAGAAGAAGGGCGACGCCAGCCGTCTCGCCAAGGTGCAGGAGTCCAGTGACCTCGCGACCATGCACTACGTCCGCCAGGGCGACCCCAAGGGCCTCGGCCACGCCGTCCTGTGCGCCGCCCCGCACGTGGGTGACGAGCCCTTCGCCGTCCTCCTCGGCGACGACCTGATCGACCCCCGCGACCCCCTGCTGCAGCGCATGGTCGAGGTCCAGGAGCAGCGCGGCGGCAGCGTCATCGCGCTCATGGAGGTCGCCCCGGAGCAGATCCACCTCTACGGCTGCGCGGCCGTGGAGACCACCGAGGACAGCGACGTCGTCCAGATCAGCGGCCTGGTCGAGAAGCCCGACCCGGCCGACGCCCCGTCCAACTACGCCATCATCGGCCGCTACGTCCTCGACCCGCACATCTTCGAGATACTGCGCCGGACCGAGCCCGGCCGCGGCGGCGAGATCCAGCTCACCGACGCCCTCCAGCAGCTCGCCGAGACGTATACATCAGCGGCTACCGCCGAGGAGAAGACCGGCGGCCCCGTGCACGGCGTCGTCTTCAAGGGCCGCCGCTATGACACCGGCGACCGCGGCGACTACCTGCGTGCCATTGTCCGACTCGCATGCGAACGTGAAGACCTGGGCCCGGACTTCCGGACCTGGCTTCGCAGTTACGTAGCCGAGGAGATGTAG
- a CDS encoding 5-formyltetrahydrofolate cyclo-ligase, with product MTADDLRETSAALAGRALELPELARAGTVAAYVSVGSEPGTLALLDALRARGVRVLLPALLPDNDLDWGPYEGEGSLARVQHGSRMALFEPAGERLGPDGVTTADAVLLPGLAVDARGMRLGRGGGSYDRVLARLERAGAYPALVVLLYDSEVVGRVPAEPHDRPVDAVVTPAGVRRFRPGS from the coding sequence TTGACGGCGGATGACCTGCGGGAAACGTCGGCAGCGCTGGCCGGGCGGGCGCTGGAGCTGCCCGAGTTGGCGCGGGCCGGGACGGTGGCCGCGTACGTCTCGGTGGGGAGCGAACCCGGGACGCTCGCGCTCCTGGACGCGCTGCGCGCCCGGGGCGTGCGCGTGCTGCTGCCGGCCCTGCTGCCCGACAACGACCTGGACTGGGGCCCGTACGAGGGCGAGGGCTCCCTGGCGCGGGTGCAACACGGCAGCAGGATGGCCCTCTTCGAACCCGCCGGCGAGCGCCTCGGACCCGACGGCGTGACCACCGCCGACGCCGTGCTGCTGCCCGGCCTCGCGGTGGACGCGCGCGGGATGCGGCTCGGCCGGGGCGGCGGCTCCTACGACCGGGTCCTGGCACGGCTGGAGCGGGCGGGGGCGTATCCCGCCCTGGTGGTGCTGCTGTACGACTCCGAGGTCGTCGGGCGCGTCCCCGCCGAGCCGCACGACCGGCCGGTGGACGCGGTGGTGACACCGGCGGGGGTGCGACGCTTCCGGCCGGGGTCCTGA
- a CDS encoding penicillin acylase family protein, with translation MPPNTTASTGQQPGKSGRRKGRKARLIVLVLVLALVGGVAYGSYWSISTVRASFPQTKGTLTLKGLSGPVEVKRDHYGIPQIYASSDADLFMAQGYVQAQDRFYEMDVRRHMAAGRLSEMFGKSQVDNDEFLRTLGWDRVAKQEYDTKLSATTKKYLQAYAEGVNSYLQGKDGEDISLEYAALGFTNDYMPQKWTPVDSISWLKAMAWDLRGNMQDEIDRALLTSRLGPKQIADLYPQYPYGRNKAIVQEGQYDELTGAFEQGGTSGTSGTSGANGTGGTAGASAGTAGTQGTGSGTASGAGGTASGASGTAGLDSQLGGLTNVLDDLPPAVGVNGDGIGSNSWVVGGEHTITGKPLLANDPHLSPSLPSVWYQMGLHCRSVSGACQYDVSGYTFAGMPGVIIGHNQNISWGMTNSGVDVTDLYLEKITGNGYLYDGKVKPFETREETIKVAGGSPKKIVVRETNNGPLLSDRDEELVKVGRKATVDTAAPDRGDGYGVALRWTALQPGTTMDAVFAMNKAKNWTDFRKAAAQFEVPSQNLIYADTENHIGYTLPGKIPLRQKGDDGSIPAPGWDPKYRWSGYIPQDALPYEYDPERGYIVTANQAVIDPGKYPYTLTADWGYGARSQRITDLIQSKIKDGGKISTDDMRQMQLDNSSEIARLLVPTLLKIDPGNKDVREAQKLLEGWDYTQDADSAAAAYFNAVWRNVLKLAFGNKLPKELRPKGQCLWVDPVNTTGPADEARKVRECGQRDPDQAQPDGGDRWFEVVRKLMNQPDSDWWTTPEVRTRPAAHNRDQLFKRAMIDARWELTAKLGKDIDSWSWGRLHRLFLKNQTLGTAGPGFLQYALNRGPWELGGGEATVNATGWNAAGGYGVVWVPSMRMVVNLGDLDKSKWINLTGASGHAYNAHYVDQTDKWAAGELLDWSFSDQAVEKSTADKLVLRP, from the coding sequence ATGCCCCCCAACACCACCGCCTCCACGGGTCAGCAGCCCGGCAAGTCCGGCAGGAGAAAGGGGCGCAAAGCCCGACTTATCGTGCTCGTCCTGGTGCTGGCCCTCGTCGGGGGCGTGGCCTATGGGTCGTACTGGTCCATCAGTACCGTCCGGGCCTCCTTCCCGCAGACCAAGGGCACCCTCACACTGAAGGGCCTCTCGGGCCCCGTCGAGGTCAAGCGCGACCATTACGGCATCCCGCAGATCTACGCCTCCTCCGACGCGGACCTGTTCATGGCGCAGGGCTACGTCCAGGCGCAGGACCGGTTCTACGAGATGGACGTCCGTCGCCACATGGCCGCCGGACGGCTGTCGGAGATGTTCGGCAAGAGCCAGGTCGACAACGACGAGTTCCTGCGCACCCTCGGCTGGGACCGGGTCGCCAAGCAGGAGTACGACACCAAGCTGTCGGCCACCACGAAGAAGTACCTCCAGGCCTACGCCGAGGGAGTCAACTCCTACCTCCAGGGCAAGGACGGCGAGGACATCTCCCTGGAGTACGCGGCGCTGGGCTTCACCAACGACTACATGCCGCAGAAGTGGACCCCGGTCGACTCGATCTCCTGGCTGAAGGCGATGGCCTGGGACCTGCGCGGCAACATGCAGGACGAGATCGACCGCGCCCTGCTCACCAGCCGCCTCGGCCCGAAGCAGATCGCCGACCTGTACCCGCAGTACCCGTACGGCCGGAACAAGGCGATCGTCCAGGAGGGCCAGTACGACGAGCTGACGGGGGCGTTCGAGCAGGGCGGCACGTCCGGCACGAGCGGTACGTCCGGCGCGAACGGCACCGGCGGCACCGCGGGAGCCTCCGCCGGAACCGCGGGCACCCAGGGCACCGGCTCGGGCACGGCCTCCGGCGCGGGCGGCACCGCCTCCGGCGCCTCGGGCACCGCAGGCCTGGACAGCCAGCTCGGCGGCCTCACCAACGTCCTGGACGACCTCCCTCCGGCCGTCGGCGTGAACGGCGACGGCATCGGCTCCAACTCCTGGGTCGTCGGCGGGGAGCACACCATCACCGGCAAGCCGCTGCTGGCCAACGACCCGCACCTGTCGCCCTCCCTGCCGTCCGTCTGGTACCAGATGGGCCTGCACTGCCGCAGCGTCTCCGGCGCGTGCCAGTACGACGTCAGCGGCTACACCTTCGCCGGCATGCCGGGCGTGATAATCGGCCATAACCAGAACATCTCCTGGGGCATGACCAACTCCGGCGTGGACGTCACGGACCTCTACCTGGAGAAGATCACCGGCAACGGCTACCTCTACGACGGCAAGGTCAAGCCCTTCGAGACCCGCGAGGAGACCATCAAGGTCGCCGGCGGCTCGCCGAAGAAGATCGTCGTCCGCGAGACCAACAACGGGCCCCTGCTGTCCGACCGCGACGAGGAGCTCGTCAAGGTCGGCAGGAAGGCCACCGTCGACACCGCCGCACCCGACAGAGGCGACGGCTACGGCGTGGCGCTGCGCTGGACCGCCCTGCAGCCCGGCACCACCATGGACGCCGTCTTCGCCATGAACAAGGCGAAGAACTGGACCGACTTCCGCAAGGCCGCCGCGCAGTTCGAGGTGCCCTCGCAGAACCTGATCTACGCCGACACCGAGAACCACATCGGCTACACGCTGCCGGGGAAGATCCCGCTGCGCCAGAAGGGCGACGACGGCTCCATCCCGGCGCCGGGCTGGGACCCGAAGTACCGCTGGAGCGGCTACATCCCGCAGGACGCGCTGCCCTACGAGTACGACCCGGAGCGCGGCTACATCGTCACCGCCAACCAGGCCGTGATCGACCCGGGCAAGTACCCTTACACGCTCACCGCGGACTGGGGCTACGGCGCGCGCAGCCAGCGGATCACCGACCTGATCCAGTCGAAGATCAAGGACGGCGGCAAGATCTCCACGGACGACATGCGCCAGATGCAGCTGGACAACAGCAGCGAGATCGCCCGGCTGCTGGTGCCCACGCTGCTGAAGATCGACCCCGGGAACAAGGACGTCCGCGAGGCGCAGAAGCTCCTGGAGGGCTGGGACTACACCCAGGACGCCGACTCCGCGGCGGCGGCCTACTTCAACGCGGTGTGGCGCAACGTCCTCAAGCTCGCCTTCGGCAACAAGCTGCCCAAGGAGCTGCGGCCCAAGGGCCAGTGCCTGTGGGTCGATCCGGTCAACACCACCGGCCCGGCCGACGAGGCCCGGAAGGTCCGCGAGTGCGGCCAGCGCGACCCCGACCAGGCGCAGCCGGACGGCGGCGACCGCTGGTTCGAGGTGGTGCGCAAGCTCATGAACCAGCCGGACAGCGACTGGTGGACGACCCCCGAGGTGCGCACCCGTCCCGCCGCCCACAACCGCGACCAGCTGTTCAAGCGGGCCATGATCGACGCCCGCTGGGAGCTGACCGCCAAGCTCGGCAAGGACATCGACTCCTGGAGCTGGGGCCGGCTGCACCGCCTGTTCCTGAAGAACCAGACCCTCGGCACCGCGGGCCCCGGTTTCCTCCAGTACGCCCTCAACCGCGGCCCATGGGAGCTCGGCGGCGGCGAGGCCACGGTCAACGCGACCGGCTGGAACGCGGCCGGCGGCTACGGGGTGGTGTGGGTGCCGTCCATGCGGATGGTGGTGAACCTCGGCGACCTCGACAAGTCGAAGTGGATCAACCTCACCGGCGCCTCCGGGCACGCCTACAACGCGCACTACGTCGACCAGACCGACAAGTGGGCCGCCGGCGAACTGCTGGACTGGTCCTTCTCGGACCAGGCGGTCGAGAAGAGCACGGCCGACAAGCTGGTGCTGAGACCGTGA